The following nucleotide sequence is from Siniperca chuatsi isolate FFG_IHB_CAS linkage group LG2, ASM2008510v1, whole genome shotgun sequence.
ttatttttttggttgttgtacAGGGCTGTGTGTGCAGGGCATCACTAATGTTAAGTAGCATAATCGGTGCTTAGTTTTGAAGTACTGTCTTCAGGTGTTGTCAGAGAGGGTTAATACTCATTTTCACGTGAAATTAAAAGTGTACTTTTTCACTTGGCCaaaaacagttgcttattttcaACTTGAATGTGGTGCAATGTAGTAATAACACCATGGAATCAGTCACATTGGTCAGTCattcttcatcatcataataaccttttttcttattttatgatCATTATTAGTGGTCTTGAACAAAGTtcccagtgtttttgttttactgaccCTGTTTTGGCAACTTGCCGTGTTTCTTCCCAGGAGACGAGTATTGGGTATATCTCAAGGGATTGAGGAGGTTGGTAGCCTGAGGTGGGAGTTGGCCTTGTGTCTTTTACTGGCGTGGATCCTGTGCTACTTCTGTGTTTGGAAAGGAGTGAGATCCACTGGAAAGGTAGAAGTCTTTCTTTAGAAAATGACTGGATTGGATTtagtgcatgtgcgtgtgtgtgtgttcctttcaGTAAAGCATCTGAGGAGGAATTCTATTAAAAACAGTTGGGATTGCATTCATGGGATCTATATGAATTGAAAagtattccctcatttggtgttttgatggtgATGGAGAGCACTGTCTAACACACTGGTCCATTGTCATGCTGGAAGAGACTAATTATGAACCCTTTTTCAAAGTCACTCAGATCTTTCATCAGCTTGATAGGATCATAATTGCGTAATTGTGTCATGCAGTACGCCTGTGTGGAAGCATCAGCATTCATTATATtactcatttattcatttgtccTTAAATTTGTCACCAGTCTGTATGTTGTTGAAAGGTAGAATTTTCGACAAGGGGTTGCAGTGTTGTGGTGTTTACACCTACAGTAAATGCATACAGCATAgacaatgggcctcatgcaagaacattttttacttttttccatGAAGTTTGCTTGTAAGAATATTCCAGGTCAGATTTGGCAAACTAtcttaactgcacaaacttATCATAAATGGCTCATTTCATTCTACAGAATGCCACCTGTTCGTCTGGgcaagtttcattcacaaaaatgacaTACAAGAGCAAAAAGAACACCGCAGAGCTTTAAGTCCTGCTGTCATAACTCAGCAGACTAAAAGATAACACATTTAGCAGAGTCAGAACATGCATTAGGCGGACATcaaacaattagaaaatattaacacAGCTGCCCAAGACGTGCCATGCCAAAATatgccaataaaataaaagatgttGTCGAATCTCTAAGCAAATTGAAAAGCCATGATGAAAATATGGTGAagttattacttttacttattttggCATCATATGTAAACTCTAAGTTCACTCAGATTAAGGCATTGTAATTCTTAAATCATTCGTATGTGCCACTTAAgaacaaatgtgtttgtatgaatgGTCCTTGCATGAGGGccattgatttgatttgaatggTCAAAGATGTTATTCATGACACTGTTAGAAAAGCATTTGATGGTGTAATAACacttaatgacattttaatgtaagTACAGTGTACCACTGTAGTTGAGGTCAAGGAAAATATTCATGGCACAACTATAATGGTCTCATGATAGCCAATGTCAAAACCAGCCACATATGAcagtttaatgtaatgttaacacataaagctaaatagtttctttaagtctgataattaggcctgctatggcatgttcATGACcggttatgttttcttggttaatgtcaagttgtcacaacaaagacatctcaaacaatgtcaactttgcattaaaaattaCACAACTGACTGAATCACACTTAATGTCATAAacattcataaagactccttcaaaTAAAGTATCTTTTTGCTGCTTGAAAATTATCTCGGCAGCTTAAGTATGAGAGGTAGAGATTTTAAGTGTGTCATGTTTGATGTTGTGCTTTTAAAGCAACTGCACCTTCAGGAACTAGAAGTTTACAATGTCCCCTTgatatttactttttactttttacttttcttttatgTAACTCTGTAGCTGTTCTGTTGCAGCTTCTTGTCAGATTCCAATAATCAACGGTAtcttaaaacattaaaagcagaAACCTGCCTTTGTCTCATGTTGACAGGTAGTTTACTTTACAGCCACTTTCCCCTACGTGATGCTGGTGGTTCTCTTGGCTCGTGGACTCACTTTACCAGGAGCAATGGATGGCTTAGCTTTCTACCTGTATCCTGACCCGACAAGGTTGGTGGACCCTCAAGTAAGTAATAAAGTCAAACATTCAACATAAATACCAAGACAAGCTGCAATCGTCTCCCACCAGAGGCCCAAATACAATACTTCACAATATATACTTGTGCGGCAGTCTCCACTGAAAGTCTActaatatttatgttttggcATCTGCTTAGGTTTGGATGGATGCAGGTGCACAagttcttttctcttttgggATTTGTCAGGGGAGTTTGACAGCTCTGGGCAGTTACAATCAGTATAACAATGATTGTTACAAGTAAGTGCTCtctgctttttattatttattatttaaatgcatCACAAAAACATATGTAGATTGGCCTGAGATTGTAGCTATTAGTTTCTGACATACTGACTTgatcagggctgcaactgaagattattttcaatattgatTAATATAGTGATTATTGTCTTGATAAGTTGGGGGGGTTTTCACAAAAAAGAAGGTCAGATATCAAGAAATATGCCCATTATAGTTTTCTGAGGGTGCTCttgaagatgaaagaaaaatgatAAGAGGAAGTCACTACATGTAGAAATGTTGTATAGAAGTGATTATATAGCTGTATATATATTGCAAGTTATTCTACTGGCATACATGTTGTTGGTAGAAATGTAAGACAATCTCAGTGTAAGATGATGCAGtctatgtgttgctttcagcatgTTTTTGCTGTCAGTGTCTTCTTTAATATGGCCACTGGGGGCGCCAGAGTTAGACATTTCTAAATTGGATGAGGTAAAATAGTAAAAGCCTTTATTTAGTCAGGGATGatattaaaaaatgcagaccaGTTTCAACCTGCATGTACTCCATCAAGGCAGAATTATTGAAGGACAGATAGTAAAACCTATTTCCATGCAAAGATAATTTGTCAAACTTTAAAATCACTCATCATCGACAGTATATAGATAAATGTcttacagctgctgctgtacaAAGACTCTGTATCATTTTCTTCCCAAACTATATTTTGTGTCTTGAGCAGCGAAATGTGTTCCCTTTTACCATTATCTCTATCAtgctatattgttttattcccattgtaacatttttacacaattcCACtagtttttaaaacagaaaacaaaaataaaggagAGTCATACATTTGCTAAAtacgttttgtttgtttgtttcctcagGGACACATTTGTTCTGTGTTTGGTGAATGGCGGGTCGAGCTTCGTAGCAGGGTTTGCAATCTTCTCAGTTTTGGGCTTTATGTCCTACGAACAAGGACTGCCAATATCCGAAGTCGCCGCTTCTGGTAAGACCACCAACTAATTATAAAGCTCGTAGAAAGGGTTGAGAGTTGTTTGTGCTCACATACTGAGTCTGTGACTGGCCCTGTGGCTGGAAAACATGTGGTTATACTATGTCTAGTTATTTTGAATTTGACACGATAATTTGACACTTCAAGCATGATAATGTACTGCAGGACATATCACTCATCAAGCTACTGaaaaatcaaatctgatctTGAAGTGGATCTGTGCTCTTTTCACTGCAAActgcttgttttcattcatttatctaaaaaaatgttcatgctAATTTCAAAGATTAAtacacagtattttttattgttcATGGAAAATGGTTACAACACACCTCCTGGATTATCCTTTTCTCTGCTAAAAACATTGCTGATACAGTAATTGCCAAAATTTGTTTCTATGACAACCTTTAATCATACGTTTAAGACCCTTCCTGCCCTTAACCTCTTCAATAAAACTGCTGCTGGTTTCACCATCACTTTAGTTTACATCTGTGAGATTTCTAACCCTTCAGTGCATCTCTTTTATTGGTTGAAGCACCAAGTTTGCAACAATTAATGAGccacaggaaataaaaaatgccATCAAGTCAATATGATCCACAGTCCTTGTCTGCAGCAATTGGTTAAATCTGCACTTCAAAGAATTTAGGGTATTCTAAAGGCAAAAAGCAGTCCTTTGTGGTAGCTGGAATACagtggcaactgagtgtattttatcttttgttacATTATTACACAATAAGGTGAACCATGTTCTCAAATACAGGACCTGGCTTGGCATTTATTGCCTATCCACGTGCAGTAGCCATGATGCCTTTACCTCAGCTATGGGCTATATGTTTCTTTGTCATGGTCATCTTGTTGGGTGCAGATACTCAGGTGagataaaaacatatttgcaaaAAGCAGTTATAAATCCTCCGtttagttgttttatttaacctttgtTGATTACAGACAGtagctttttgttttcagtttactCATTGGTCTGTGTCTCTGGCAGTTTGTGAGTCTGGAGTGCCTGATGACCTCGGTGACAGACATGTTCCCCACTGTGTTTCGAAGAGCTTATCGTCGAGAATTGCTGCTGCTTTGTCTGTGCTCTGTTTGCTTCTTTCTTGGCCTCCTTCTCGTCACAGAGGTGAGAACTCTAGTTAGTCTGTTCGCAATGAATAAAAGCTTGCCTGTGTACTGTCCAAAAACAGGCCAAAACGGATAACTCCCCCTTTTTTTACTTACAATCTGTCCTGGACCTATAACACGCTGAATTGCTTTAGTCCTAATCTAATTTTCATTAAGcaaaatttaatttgtacaaGAGTGTTATTCTTGTGTTTGATGTGCAGTAACAATCGACCTCTATCTTCCTGCAGGGAGGCTTATATTTCCTTCAACTTTTTGACCATTATGTTTGCAGTGGCAACAATCTTCTCCttctttcagtgtttcagtcGATAGCCATTGGATGGATATATGGTGAGTCGTGACAGTTATCCTGCATTAATATACTTGATGcgggttttatttttatgcctGTTGAAATTATCTTCATTCTACCAAATTATTAGaagttttaaagtgttttataaggtttggtcctggttaaaaaaTCTTTTGATAAAAAGCAAATACAAGTCCACTTTATACTATGGCATGCATTCCTTGTTATAAGTTACTAAAAAGCCTTTATTCAGTGGTtagtcatgttttttgactAAAGTAAAGTCAGACAATTGATGTAACCAGTGAAGGACACCATGCTGTGTGAAGCACAGATCAGAGCCACTGACTTGTTTATTACTGGATgcttataaataagctacactttataaataagctacacttggcagttcatgcactattactttataccatattattatcatcaacaggtaaacccactttgtacttcacacttattttattttatacttatacccacttggtacttaatttattttctgacctgtattatagtttttttgcttagtacttctattcctgtgtgcactgatgtgatagtgagctgctgtagcaaaagagtttcccctcagcgatcaataaagtatttgaaCTGTTGGTTCAATTCAGGTTGGTGTCAGTAAAAGCTCAACTGGGGTAGATAAAGAAACAGTTAGGTACTGGCTCAGCAAACttttaataaaaccaaaaaaagcaCCAGTGTAATGCCTAACTTGGCTTACCACACTCACCACATATGATTATCTATTGGATTTGGACCATCTCTCTCCCTTATTACCTGTCACCTCCCTCTACTATCGCTATCTAATGAAGGCATACATGCTCCAAAAACATTATCTAAAACGTTTCCTAATACCTTATAGACAGCATTCTTTtttgttgaatatttaaaaGGCACAAAACTTAAACTATAATTCCCAAAGTGATTGACAGGTATTTGAATACAAGGACTAACACAAGCTTCAGGAAAACAGTCCCTACTAATACTGATATTAGTATCGGTACATACTTTGTCCTCATTTTAATTCCTAAGTTCTCTTTTACGTTCAGCTTTGTTCCCTCCATCACTCATGTTTAAGCTTATTTAAGCTTGAGGCACATTAGATCTTCTTGAGTAGGGGTTTGTGGTTAGGGTGAGATTTGATATGGTGTGATAGGCGGTGCTGTCAACTGATTAACCTGATTAGGTTAAATGTCACAATTGTAACACTAGCATCTACAATAGGTACTCTTAAATCCCACCTCAAAACCCACTTCTTCCTGTTTGCTTTTTGGCctgcatatttagtttttatatcCCAGTGTGAGTAAAATGTCGATGTTGTCATTTCTAACGCTACAAGTCTTTTTGAAAATTTGTGCAGCACTTTAGATGTGTCATTTTTTAACGTGCTTTATAAAGTGACCTGACTtgatgtctgtgtgcatgtgaccTTGAAAGTATTAGTGTAACTGTACAGATAATaaggccattctgcataatgagtacttttatttttggtagttta
It contains:
- the slc6a11a gene encoding solute carrier family 6 member 11a isoform X3, which codes for MPGQDNGLIKKTQLLDRGQWANKLEFLLAVAGTLVGLGNLWRFPYLCYKNGGGAFLVPYVLFLLACGIPMFLLETAMGQFTSQGCITCWRHFCPLFEGIGYATQVVIAYAAVSYIVIQAWAFFYLFSSFSAEVPWASCRNTWNTESCVEFGRANVSSNWTAAANATTPATEFWERRVLGISQGIEEVGSLRWELALCLLLAWILCYFCVWKGVRSTGKVVYFTATFPYVMLVVLLARGLTLPGAMDGLAFYLYPDPTRLVDPQVWMDAGAQVLFSFGICQGSLTALGSYNQYNNDCYKDTFVLCLVNGGSSFVAGFAIFSVLGFMSYEQGLPISEVAASGPGLAFIAYPRAVAMMPLPQLWAICFFVMVILLGADTQFVSLECLMTSVTDMFPTVFRRAYRRELLLLCLCSVCFFLGLLLVTEGGLYFLQLFDHYVCSGNNLLLLSVFQSIAIGWIYGYLHVFSGEIQASQVQQNLHLPYLGLCFGLVPWTVLCFTGSSVGHL